One Lycium barbarum isolate Lr01 chromosome 5, ASM1917538v2, whole genome shotgun sequence genomic window carries:
- the LOC132639670 gene encoding uncharacterized protein LOC132639670, with product MVSESDCLIKGRAITENILLAQEIIEDIKKPNRGGNVVLKLDMTKAYDRVFWKFLGLTLRKLGFFDQWVDITHNYIANNWYSVIVNGGRHGFFTSSRGLRQGDPLSPSLFTLSVELLSQMLNKLQNSASFKGFYMNHNGPKINHLTFADDTILFCNGSKRSMELILKTLNTYEGVSGQLINKEKSCFGMADNTNIATINRLKFITGMEHQEFPIKYLGCPLISGRKKNAFYSGILNNIISRIRGWQTKFLSTGGRPVFLALPIHLLAAVNPPSGYKWEAPLGFLEKLRPLSQFGLSDTHLGNIKINEVFKDGERDWNCIQNLLPEEIKNHITNREITLDPNSDDKAIWTPSTTGKFTISSDWEFLRQKKNNNTMDGQIWQKDIPFKMSFLTWRAIHNKFSTNQRVSRFGITISQNSHCCATVNSMTEMESSDHLFCKGDLARKIWHHFAGPMGIAYRNINLKMMLLNWWNHKSHNPITNYITKIIPPIVCREI from the exons ATGGTAAGTGAATCAGATTGTCTCATCAAAGGTAGAGCTATTACAGAAAACATCCTCTTAGCTCAGGAAATCATTGAAGACATAAAGAAACCTAACAGAGGAGGAAATGTAGTCTTAAAGCTAGACATGACCAAAGCCTATGATAGAGTCTTTTGGAAGTTTCTAGGCTTAACTCTAAGAAAACTGGGATTCTTTGATCAGTGGGTGGATATTACCCACAACTACATTGCTAATAATTGGTATTCTGTCATTGTGAACGGAGGAAGGCATGGTTTTTTCACCTCAAGTAGAGGTTTAAGGCAAGGCGACCCTCTTTCACCTTCTTTGTTCACCCTAAGTGTTGAATTACTATCGCAAATGCTCAACAAGTTACAAAATTCTGCTAGCTTTAAAGGTTTCTACATGAATCACAATGGACCAAAGATAAATCATCTAACATTTGCGGATGATACCATTCTTTTCTGTAATGGCAGCAAAAGGTCGATGGAACTGATTTTGAAAACTCTCAACACCTATGAAGGGGTTTCCGGCCAACTCATTAACAAGGAGAAAAGTTGCTTTGGTATGGCTGATAACACCAATATTGCTACTATCAACAGGCTGAAGTTTATAACTGGAATGGAGCATCAAGAATTTCCTATTAAATATCTTGGATGTCCCCTTATATCTGGAAGGAAAAAAAATGCTTTCTACAGTGGCATTCTCAACAACATTATTAGCAGAATCAGAGGCTGGCAAACTAAATTTCTATCAACGGGAGGAAGACCTGTGTTTTTAGCTCTTCCTATCCACCTCCTGGCTGCTGTCAACCCCCCATCAG GATACAAGTGGGAAGCACCATTGGGTTTCCTGGAAAAACTT AGGCCTCTTTCTCAATTCGGGCTAAGTGACACACATCTGGGAAATATCAAGATAAATGAAGTCTTCAAGGATGGGGAACGGGACTGGAATTGCATCCAAAACCTACTACCAGAGGAGATAAAAAATCACATTACAAATAGAGAGATCACTCTTGATCCCAACTCAGACGACAAAGCCATTTGGACTCCATCTACCACTGGAAAATTCACTATTAGCTCAGATTGGGAATTTCTCAGGCAAAAAAAGAATAACAATACCATGGATGGACAGATCTGGCAAAAGGATATTCCTTTCAAAATGTCCTTCCTTACATGGAGGGCAATTCACAATAAGTTTTCTACTAATCAGAGGGTTTCTAGGTTTGGTATTACTATATCTCAAAACTCTCATTGTTGTGCTACTGTAAATAGTATGACAGAGATGGAAAGCTCAGATCACCTCTTTTGCAAAGGTGATTTGGCCAGGAAGATCTGGCACCATTTTGCTGGTCCAATGGGGATAGCATACAGGAACATTAACCTCAAAATGATGCTTCTCAACTGGTGGAATCACAAATCACACAATCCTATCACAAACTACATCACTAAGATCATTCCTCCCATTGTTTGTCGGGAAATATGA